In Quercus lobata isolate SW786 chromosome 12, ValleyOak3.0 Primary Assembly, whole genome shotgun sequence, a genomic segment contains:
- the LOC115971225 gene encoding maspardin, translating into MKGPLSAPGDYIYFKSQVPLHKIPIGTKQWRYYDFGPKVVSPLICIPGTAGTADVYYKQIMSLSMKGYRVISVDIPRVWNHHEWIQAFEKFLDAIDVHHIHLYGTSLGGFLAQLFAQHRPRRVRSLILSNSFLDTCSFSAAMPWAPVVSWTPSFLLKRYVLTGIRDGPHEPFIADSVDFVVSQVETLSREDLASRLTLTVDAATVGPLLLSDSFITIMDTNDYCAIPQQLKDQLGERYPEARRAYLKSGGDFPFLSRPDEVNLHLQLHLRRVGVEARPDLIHGISRGGSGASPSEENDKGEDPDDPPKDDGEVTKDPSTDSQLHPAPESSESHSLDDQLLSNARVCHFVNENMLVPFLPHLWEILFLYLLPLNLGALYITLSYSWKFRQLV; encoded by the exons ATTGGGACAAAGCAGTGGAGATATTACGATTTTGGTCCAAAAGTGGTGTCTCCTCTTATTTGTATTCCTGGAACAGCAGGGACAGCGGATGTCTACTACAAACAGATAATGTCCTTGTCCATGAAG GGTTACCGGGTAATTTCTGTTGATATCCCACGGGTATGGAATCATCATGAATGGATTCAAGCATTTGAAAAGTTCTTGGATGCTATTGATGTTCATCAT ATACATCTTTATGGTACATCCCTTGGGGGATTTCTAGCACAACTTTTTGCTCAGCATCGTCCAAGACGGGTTCGCTCATTGATACTATCAAATTCTTTTCTGGATACATGCAGTTTCTCTGCTGCAATGCCATGGGCTCCTGT TGTTAGTTGGACCCCTTCCTTTTTGTTGAAACGATACGTGTTAACAGGAATTCGTGATGGTCCCCATGAACCATTCATTGCAGATTCTGTGGACTTTGTTGTTTCTCAG GTTGAAACACTCTCAAGAGAAGACTTGGCCTCCAGGTTAACTTTGACAGTTGATGCTGCTACAGTTGGACCTTTGCTGCTTTCAGATTCATTTATCACTATAATGGAT ACAAATGACTACTGTGCAATTCCCCAACAACTCAAAGATCAATTGGGTGAGAGGTATCCTGAAGCAAGGCGAGCATACTTGAAATCTGGGGGGGATTTTCCGTTTCTTTCACGTCCAGATGAAGTTAACTTACACCTTCAG CTACACTTGAGGCGAGTTGGTGTGGAAGCTCGGCCAGACCTGATCCATGGAATCTCAAGGGGAGGTAGCGGTGCAAGTCCTAGTGAAGAGAATGACAAAGGAGAAGATCCAGATGATCCACCCAAGGATGATGGGGAGGTCACTAAAGACCCATCCACAGATAGTCAGCTGCATCCAGCTCCAGAGAGTTCAGAATCTCATAGTTTAGATGATCAGCTCCTCAGTAATGCCAGAGTATGTCATTTTGTTAATGAAAATATGCTGGTGCCTTTCTTACCTCATCTATGGGAGATTTTGTTCCTATATTTGCTTCCTCTTAATTTGGGAGCATTGTACATTACTTTGAGTTATTCTTGGAAATTCAGACAATTAGTGTAA